One Fusarium falciforme chromosome 1, complete sequence genomic window carries:
- a CDS encoding Diacylglycerol O-acyltransferase, with translation MASPEVDGGISIENGAQPSETNEKVTTIPNPESNEPTEPEQPETREEDATADNGNLARPEMEDGGDLQSTISTSNGDFDDVTLSPSNGATKSYAAVAGGKDEKDTRYDEDWSYPKLPIIAESQRRERANWRAGGIRFAPLRVPMARRLQTAAVLFHCMSIILLVSIFWLICANPLTWPILVPYLIHLTLSTAASNGRLSYRSEWFRSLRLWKLFTGYFPMKLHKTFDLPADRKYIFGYHPHGIISHGAWGAFATNALGFRELFPGITNTLLTLDSNFRLPFNRDWILWMGLQSVSKESIWNMLTKGGPNNDGQGRAVTIVVGGARESLEAQPGTLRLILKGRKGFVKMALRTGADLVPVIGFGENDLYDQLSPKTHPIVHRMQMIFLKVFKFTVPALHGRGVLNYDVGLMPYRRPVNIVIGRPLRVERPHGPQPAQEDIDELHERYIREVEKLWEAYKDQFSPDRKAEMEIFA, from the exons ATGGCGAGTCCCGAGGTCGACGGCGGTATTTCTATCGAGAATG GCGCTCAGCCATCCGAGACGAACGAGAAGGTTACAACCATTCCCAACCCAGAGTCAAACGAACCGACCGAGCCGGAGCAACCGGAAACCCGGGAGGAAGATGCCACCGCAGATAAC GGGAATCTAGCAAGACCCGAGATGGAGGACGGCGGCGACCTTCAGTCGACCATATCCACCAGCAACGGCGATTTCGACGACGTGACACTTTCTCCATCCAATGGAGCAACCAAGAGTTACGCCGCCGTCGCTGGCGGGAAGGACGAGAAGGATACCAGATATGACGAAGACTGGTCTTACCCAAAGTTGCCCATCATCGCCGAGTCGCAGCGACGTGAGCGGGCGAACTGGCGCGCTGGAGGAATTCGATTTGCTCCCCTACGCGTGCCAATGGCACGGCGATTACAAACGGCAGCAGTGCTCTTCCACTGCATGTCTATCATCCTCTTGGTTTCCATCTTCTGGCTGATCTGCGCCAACCCTCTGACCTGGCCTATTCTTGTTCCATACCTCATCCACCTCACTCTCTCGACAGCAGCAAGCAATGGGCGTCTGTCGTACCGATCGGAATGGTTCCGCAGCCTGCGACTGTGGAAGCTCTTTACTGGATACTTCCCCATGAAGTTGCACAAGACGTTTGACCTGCCCGCCGACAGGAAATACATCTTTGGCTACCATCCTCATGGTATTATCTCTCATGGAGCTTGGGGAGCTTTTGCTACCAATGCCCTTGGGTTCAGAGAGCTGTTCCCTGGCATTACCAACACTCTACTTACTCTCGACTCCAACTTCCGCCTTCCCTTCAACCGTGACTGGATTCTGTGGATGGGTCTGCAGTCTGTTTCCAAGGAGTCGATCTGGAACATGTTGACCAAGGGTGGCCCCAATAACGACGGTCAAGGACGTGCGGTTACTATTGTCGTGGGAGGTGCCCGAGAGTCGCTCGAAGCTCAGCCGGGGACTCTTCGTCTAATTCTTAAGGGGCGAAAGGGCTTTGTCAAGATGGCGCTTCGCACAGGAGCTGACCTTGTCCCCGTCATTGGATTCGGTGAGAACGATCTTTACGACCAGCTCAGCCCCAAGACGCACCCGATTGTGCACCGGATGCAGATGATCTTCCTCAAGGTCTTCAAGTTCACCGTGCCAGCTCTTCACGGACGAGGCGTGCTCAACTATGACGTTGGACTCATGCCGTATCGACGACCGGTCAATATTGTCATTGGGCGCCCGCTCCGGGTTGAGAGGCCTCATGGACCTCAGCCGGCACAGGAGGACATTGATGAGCTTCACGAGCGCTACATTCGAGAGGTTGAGAAGTTGTGGGAGGCATATAAGGATCAGTTTTCTCCTGATCGAAAGGCTGAGATGGAGATTTTTGCCTAA
- a CDS encoding AP-endonuc-2 domain-containing protein → MARTSLRKRQAVSYNEDDNDDEMPKVTKAVAAAGKAIDKTKGTIAKAVTKRKAEPEPEIDAPAPAAKVTKKRKTKKEEDSTPLADRTAVSSLKPAMHIGAHVSAAGGVQNSVTNAIHIGANAFALFLKSQRKWTNPPLDPSAKSQFISQCKHHGYSAAEHALPHGSYLVNLAQADEEKANQAYTSFLDDLNRCEQLGIRLYNFHPGSTGGDSRAAAIGRIAAQLNKSHKATKTVITVLENMAGSGNVIGSTWEDLRDIIALVEDKERVGVCIDTCHAFAAGHDLRTPEAFKKTIDSFNDIVGHKYLKAFHLNDSKAPFNSNRDLHANIGTGFLGLRAFHSIMNHAPFAGMPMVLETPIDRPGSDGKPVEDKKVWADEIKLLESLVGMDAESEEFKQLEEELQERGEAERNKIQDQVDRKAVKDAKKGTRGKKGAKKKKDESDESE, encoded by the exons ATGGCCCGTACATCTCTGCGCAAAAGACAGGCAGTCAGCTACAACgaagacgacaacgacgacgagatgcCGAAGGTGACCAAGGCCGTCGCGGCCGCGGGCAAGGCGATTGACAAGACAAAGGGAACCATCGCGAAGGCTGTAACCAAGCGAAAGGCCGAGCCGGAACCAGAGATTGAcgcgccggcgccggcggcaAAGGtgaccaagaagcgcaagaccaagaaggaggaagactCTACGCCGCTCGCGGATCGGACGGCTGTCTCTTCGCTCAAGCCTGCTATGCACATTGGTGCTCACGTCAGTGCCGCAGGAG GTGTACAAAACTCTGTCACCAACGCCATCCACATCGGCGCCAACGCCTtcgccctcttcctcaagTCGCAGCGCAAATGGACCAACCCTCCCCTCGACCCCTCAGCCAAGAGCCAGTTCATCTCGCAATGCAAGCACCACGGCTACAGCGCCGCCGAGCACGCCCTCCCGCACGGCTCGTACCTGGTCAACCTAGCACaggccgacgaggaaaaGGCTAACCAGGCGTACACCAGCTTCCTTGATGACCTCAACCGATGCGAGCAGCTGGGCATTCGACTTTACAACTTCCATCCCGGGTCGACGGGCGGCGACAGCAGAGCTGCTGCGATTGGACGTATCGCGGCGCAGTTGAACAAGTCTCATAAGGCCACCAAGACAGTTATAACTGTTCTTGAGAACATGGCGGGGAGTGGCAATGTCATTGGGTCGACCTGGGAGGATTTGAGAGACATCATCGCCTTGgtcgaggacaaggagcGAGTGGGCGTCTGTATCGATACTTGTCATGCCTTTGCTGCTGGGCATGACTTGCGGACACCCGAAGCTTTCAAAAAGACTATCGACTCTTTCAACGATATCGTCGGCCACAAGTACCTCAAGGCCTTCCACC TCAACGACAGCAAAGCCCCCTTCAACTCCAACCGGGACCTCCACGCCAACATCGGCACCGGCTTCCTCGGCCTGCGTGCCTTCCACAGCATAATGAACCACGCCCCCTTCGCCGGCATGCCCATGGTGCTCGAGACTCCCATCGACCGGCCAGGGTCCGACGGCAAGCCCGTTGAGGACAAGAAAGTCTGGGCCGACGAGATCAAGCTCCTTGAGTCGCTCGTGGGCATGGACGCCGAGAGCGAAGAGTTCAAGCAGCTGGAGGAAGAGTTGCAGGAAAGGGGGGAGGCGGAGAGGAATAAGATACAAGACCAGGTCGACCGCAAAGCCGTCAAGGATGCGAAGAAGGGGACGAGGGGGAAGAAGggggcaaagaagaagaaggacgagtcCGATGAGAGCGAGTAA